Proteins encoded within one genomic window of Platichthys flesus chromosome 13, fPlaFle2.1, whole genome shotgun sequence:
- the tbc1d4 gene encoding TBC1 domain family member 4 isoform X3, protein MNKPSASMQHSDHCDARELLPLSPRGSVSGLDPFGRPLLFTGDPLSGERPKKTAADYQGLWKTAIHQQILLLRMEKENQRLEASRDELHIRKMKLDYQEVGQCSKDAQAYWERKLTAPGRTTVLQDKEEVYRAVCQGIPKSRHGEVWLLLSHQHRLRHRLPQRHHAPDTPYQDLLKQLTAQQHAILVDLGRTFPTHQYFSAQLGAGQLSLYNLLKAYSLLDTEVGYCQGISFVAGVLLLHMSEEQAFDMLKFLMYDLSIRRQYRPDMVSLQVQMYQLSRLLHDYHRELYNHFEEHEICPSLYAAPWFLTLFASQFPLGFVSRIFDFVFAQGTEAIFKVALCLLSSHEGEIVECDGFESIVDYLKTTLPNLTQTQMEQTIAKVMEMDISKQLHAYEVEYHVLQDEMIEAGPLPDDSDRLEKLEKTNTQLKKQNMDLLEKLQAARQKIQTLETSMETFLSRESKMKHMIRSLEQEKAAHQKTIERMRSCVPPDTLTDVEMTQIKTGPNGKAKTAAKKP, encoded by the exons ATGAACAAGCCATCTGCATCCATGCAACACTCAG ATCACTGTGATGCCAGAGagctgctgcctctctctccccgcgGCTCCGTCTCCGGTCTGGACCCCTTTGGGCGTCCGCTGCTGTTTACGGGCGACCCGCTCTCCGGGGAGCGGCCTAAGAAGACGGCCGCCGACTACCAGGGGCTGTGGAAGACCGCCATCCACCAGCAGATCCTTCTGCTGCGCATGGAGAAAGAGAACCAGAGACTGGAGG CGAGCAGAGATGAGCTGCACATCCGCAAGATGAAGCTGGACTACCAGGAAGTGGGCCAGTGTTCCAAAGATGCACAGGCATATTGGGAGAGAAAACTGACAGCCCCCGGCCGAACGACGGTCCTGCAAGACAAGGAGGAGGTGTACCGCGCTGTCTGCCAAG GTATTCCAAAGAGCAGGCATGGGGAGGTCTGGCTGCTCCTGTCCCACCAGCACCGGCTGCGTCACAGACTCCCCCAGCGTCACCACGCCCCGGACACACCTTACCAGGATCTCCTGAAGCAGCTCACCGCACAGCAGCACGCCATTCTGGTGGATCTAG GCAGGACCTTCCCCACCCACCAGTACTTCTCAGCCCAGCTGGGTGCAGGGCAGCTCTCCCTCTACAACCTCCTGAAAGCCTACTCTCTGCTGGACACAGAG GTTGGCTACTGCCAGGGAATCAGCTTTGTGGCTGgagtcctgctgctgcacatgagTGAAGAGCAGGCCTTCGACATGTTGAAGTTCCTGATGTACGACCTCAGCATCAGGCGACAGTACAGACCCGACATGGTCTCTTTGCAG GTTCAGATGTACCAGCTCTCCAGACTGCTGCATGACTACCACCGCGAGCTGTACAATCACTTCGAGGAGCACGAGATCTGCCCGAGTCTCTACGCCGCGCCGTGGTTCCTCACCCTCTTCGCCTCCCAGTTCCCCCTCGGCTTTGTGTCCCGCATCTTTG ATTTCGTGTTTGCCCAGGGGACTGAGGCGATCTTTAAAGTGGCCCTCTGCCTGCTGAGCAGCCATGAGGGGGAGATAGTGGAGTGCGACGGCTTCGAGAGCATCGTGGACTATCTGAAAACGACACTTCCCAACCTCACTCAGACGCAGATGGAGCAGACCATTGCAAAG GTAATGGAGATGGACATCTCCAAGCAGCTTCATGCGTACGAGGTGGAGTACCACGTCCTTCAGGATGAGATGATCGAGGCCGGGCCGCTGCCCGATGACTCTGACCGGCTCGAGAAACTTGAAAAGACGAACACTCAGCTGAAGAAACAGAACATGGACCTTTTGGAAAAACTTCAG gCTGCGCGGCAGAAGATCCAGACCCTCGAGACCAGCATGGAGACCTTCCTTTCTCGGGAGAGCAAAATGAAGCACATGATTCGCTctctggagcaggagaaggCAGCCCACCAGAAGACCATAGAACGCATGCGCTCGTGCGTTCCCCCCGACACCCTGACAGATGTGGAGATGACCCAGATCAAAACAGGACCCAACGGGAAAGCCAAAACTGCAGCCAAGAAGCCCTGA
- the tbc1d4 gene encoding TBC1 domain family member 4 isoform X4, giving the protein MKLDYQEVGQCSKDAQAYWERKLTAPGRTTVLQDKEEVYRAVCQGIPKSRHGEVWLLLSHQHRLRHRLPQRHHAPDTPYQDLLKQLTAQQHAILVDLGRTFPTHQYFSAQLGAGQLSLYNLLKAYSLLDTEVGYCQGISFVAGVLLLHMSEEQAFDMLKFLMYDLSIRRQYRPDMVSLQVQMYQLSRLLHDYHRELYNHFEEHEICPSLYAAPWFLTLFASQFPLGFVSRIFDFVFAQGTEAIFKVALCLLSSHEGEIVECDGFESIVDYLKTTLPNLTQTQMEQTIAKVMEMDISKQLHAYEVEYHVLQDEMIEAGPLPDDSDRLEKLEKTNTQLKKQNMDLLEKLQAARQKIQTLETSMETFLSRESKMKHMIRSLEQEKAAHQKTIERMRSCVPPDTLTDVEMTQIKTGPNGKAKTAAKKP; this is encoded by the exons ATGAAGCTGGACTACCAGGAAGTGGGCCAGTGTTCCAAAGATGCACAGGCATATTGGGAGAGAAAACTGACAGCCCCCGGCCGAACGACGGTCCTGCAAGACAAGGAGGAGGTGTACCGCGCTGTCTGCCAAG GTATTCCAAAGAGCAGGCATGGGGAGGTCTGGCTGCTCCTGTCCCACCAGCACCGGCTGCGTCACAGACTCCCCCAGCGTCACCACGCCCCGGACACACCTTACCAGGATCTCCTGAAGCAGCTCACCGCACAGCAGCACGCCATTCTGGTGGATCTAG GCAGGACCTTCCCCACCCACCAGTACTTCTCAGCCCAGCTGGGTGCAGGGCAGCTCTCCCTCTACAACCTCCTGAAAGCCTACTCTCTGCTGGACACAGAG GTTGGCTACTGCCAGGGAATCAGCTTTGTGGCTGgagtcctgctgctgcacatgagTGAAGAGCAGGCCTTCGACATGTTGAAGTTCCTGATGTACGACCTCAGCATCAGGCGACAGTACAGACCCGACATGGTCTCTTTGCAG GTTCAGATGTACCAGCTCTCCAGACTGCTGCATGACTACCACCGCGAGCTGTACAATCACTTCGAGGAGCACGAGATCTGCCCGAGTCTCTACGCCGCGCCGTGGTTCCTCACCCTCTTCGCCTCCCAGTTCCCCCTCGGCTTTGTGTCCCGCATCTTTG ATTTCGTGTTTGCCCAGGGGACTGAGGCGATCTTTAAAGTGGCCCTCTGCCTGCTGAGCAGCCATGAGGGGGAGATAGTGGAGTGCGACGGCTTCGAGAGCATCGTGGACTATCTGAAAACGACACTTCCCAACCTCACTCAGACGCAGATGGAGCAGACCATTGCAAAG GTAATGGAGATGGACATCTCCAAGCAGCTTCATGCGTACGAGGTGGAGTACCACGTCCTTCAGGATGAGATGATCGAGGCCGGGCCGCTGCCCGATGACTCTGACCGGCTCGAGAAACTTGAAAAGACGAACACTCAGCTGAAGAAACAGAACATGGACCTTTTGGAAAAACTTCAG gCTGCGCGGCAGAAGATCCAGACCCTCGAGACCAGCATGGAGACCTTCCTTTCTCGGGAGAGCAAAATGAAGCACATGATTCGCTctctggagcaggagaaggCAGCCCACCAGAAGACCATAGAACGCATGCGCTCGTGCGTTCCCCCCGACACCCTGACAGATGTGGAGATGACCCAGATCAAAACAGGACCCAACGGGAAAGCCAAAACTGCAGCCAAGAAGCCCTGA
- the tbc1d4 gene encoding TBC1 domain family member 4 isoform X5, protein MVEYEDVKVQMYQLSRLLHDYHRELYNHFEEHEICPSLYAAPWFLTLFASQFPLGFVSRIFDFVFAQGTEAIFKVALCLLSSHEGEIVECDGFESIVDYLKTTLPNLTQTQMEQTIAKVMEMDISKQLHAYEVEYHVLQDEMIEAGPLPDDSDRLEKLEKTNTQLKKQNMDLLEKLQAARQKIQTLETSMETFLSRESKMKHMIRSLEQEKAAHQKTIERMRSCVPPDTLTDVEMTQIKTGPNGKAKTAAKKP, encoded by the exons ATGGTTGAGTACGAGGACGTGAAG GTTCAGATGTACCAGCTCTCCAGACTGCTGCATGACTACCACCGCGAGCTGTACAATCACTTCGAGGAGCACGAGATCTGCCCGAGTCTCTACGCCGCGCCGTGGTTCCTCACCCTCTTCGCCTCCCAGTTCCCCCTCGGCTTTGTGTCCCGCATCTTTG ATTTCGTGTTTGCCCAGGGGACTGAGGCGATCTTTAAAGTGGCCCTCTGCCTGCTGAGCAGCCATGAGGGGGAGATAGTGGAGTGCGACGGCTTCGAGAGCATCGTGGACTATCTGAAAACGACACTTCCCAACCTCACTCAGACGCAGATGGAGCAGACCATTGCAAAG GTAATGGAGATGGACATCTCCAAGCAGCTTCATGCGTACGAGGTGGAGTACCACGTCCTTCAGGATGAGATGATCGAGGCCGGGCCGCTGCCCGATGACTCTGACCGGCTCGAGAAACTTGAAAAGACGAACACTCAGCTGAAGAAACAGAACATGGACCTTTTGGAAAAACTTCAG gCTGCGCGGCAGAAGATCCAGACCCTCGAGACCAGCATGGAGACCTTCCTTTCTCGGGAGAGCAAAATGAAGCACATGATTCGCTctctggagcaggagaaggCAGCCCACCAGAAGACCATAGAACGCATGCGCTCGTGCGTTCCCCCCGACACCCTGACAGATGTGGAGATGACCCAGATCAAAACAGGACCCAACGGGAAAGCCAAAACTGCAGCCAAGAAGCCCTGA
- the tbc1d4 gene encoding TBC1 domain family member 4 isoform X6: protein MYQLSRLLHDYHRELYNHFEEHEICPSLYAAPWFLTLFASQFPLGFVSRIFDFVFAQGTEAIFKVALCLLSSHEGEIVECDGFESIVDYLKTTLPNLTQTQMEQTIAKVMEMDISKQLHAYEVEYHVLQDEMIEAGPLPDDSDRLEKLEKTNTQLKKQNMDLLEKLQAARQKIQTLETSMETFLSRESKMKHMIRSLEQEKAAHQKTIERMRSCVPPDTLTDVEMTQIKTGPNGKAKTAAKKP, encoded by the exons ATGTACCAGCTCTCCAGACTGCTGCATGACTACCACCGCGAGCTGTACAATCACTTCGAGGAGCACGAGATCTGCCCGAGTCTCTACGCCGCGCCGTGGTTCCTCACCCTCTTCGCCTCCCAGTTCCCCCTCGGCTTTGTGTCCCGCATCTTTG ATTTCGTGTTTGCCCAGGGGACTGAGGCGATCTTTAAAGTGGCCCTCTGCCTGCTGAGCAGCCATGAGGGGGAGATAGTGGAGTGCGACGGCTTCGAGAGCATCGTGGACTATCTGAAAACGACACTTCCCAACCTCACTCAGACGCAGATGGAGCAGACCATTGCAAAG GTAATGGAGATGGACATCTCCAAGCAGCTTCATGCGTACGAGGTGGAGTACCACGTCCTTCAGGATGAGATGATCGAGGCCGGGCCGCTGCCCGATGACTCTGACCGGCTCGAGAAACTTGAAAAGACGAACACTCAGCTGAAGAAACAGAACATGGACCTTTTGGAAAAACTTCAG gCTGCGCGGCAGAAGATCCAGACCCTCGAGACCAGCATGGAGACCTTCCTTTCTCGGGAGAGCAAAATGAAGCACATGATTCGCTctctggagcaggagaaggCAGCCCACCAGAAGACCATAGAACGCATGCGCTCGTGCGTTCCCCCCGACACCCTGACAGATGTGGAGATGACCCAGATCAAAACAGGACCCAACGGGAAAGCCAAAACTGCAGCCAAGAAGCCCTGA